Proteins co-encoded in one Candidatus Eisenbacteria bacterium genomic window:
- a CDS encoding glycoside hydrolase family 1 protein: MSLLSFPDGFLWGAATSAHQVEGGNQLNDWWRFEQLADVVRGGDRSGEACRHWERFDEDFALAAGDHHTAHRLSLEWSRLEPEPGRFDAAAIAHYHAVFASLRRHHLTPIVTLHHFTNPLWVADRGGWENRVTLDDFDRFVQFCAREFGAEVDWWCTVNEPEVYAFRSYSEGVWPPGRRDDGAALEVIANLLEAHGRAYHILHAEDRIDADGDGRAVRVGFAKHYPILEPLRPWFPLDVLRAWFENRVFNDAVLEAPRSGRIRLSIPGARSVSRQVPALAGALDWLGLNYYTRWKVNSLGPVAHVAAPGATVNDLGWEHHPAGIEQVLRRIAIDRTPILITEHGVADAEDRLRPRAIVETLRYVHRAIEAGVPVVGYLHWSLLDNFEWADGYFGRFGLYGVGFGDPARPRVRRESAAVLSRIAQANALEA, encoded by the coding sequence ATGTCGTTGCTCTCGTTTCCGGACGGATTCCTGTGGGGAGCCGCGACCTCGGCGCATCAGGTCGAGGGCGGCAATCAGTTGAACGACTGGTGGCGATTCGAGCAACTCGCCGACGTGGTGCGTGGCGGCGATCGCAGCGGCGAGGCGTGCCGTCACTGGGAGCGCTTCGACGAAGACTTCGCACTCGCCGCCGGCGACCATCACACCGCGCATCGCCTGTCGCTCGAGTGGAGTCGCCTCGAGCCCGAGCCGGGCCGCTTCGACGCGGCGGCGATCGCGCACTACCACGCAGTGTTCGCGTCGCTCAGGCGACACCACCTCACCCCCATCGTGACGCTGCATCACTTCACGAACCCGCTGTGGGTGGCGGATCGCGGCGGGTGGGAGAATCGCGTCACGCTCGACGACTTCGACCGTTTCGTCCAGTTCTGCGCACGTGAGTTCGGCGCCGAAGTCGACTGGTGGTGCACGGTCAACGAGCCCGAGGTCTACGCGTTTCGGAGCTACTCGGAGGGCGTCTGGCCCCCGGGCCGGCGCGACGATGGCGCGGCACTCGAGGTGATCGCGAACCTGCTCGAGGCGCACGGTCGTGCCTACCACATCCTGCACGCGGAGGATCGTATCGATGCCGACGGCGACGGCCGCGCGGTGAGGGTCGGCTTCGCCAAGCACTATCCGATTCTCGAGCCGCTGCGTCCGTGGTTTCCGCTCGACGTGCTGCGCGCGTGGTTCGAGAACCGGGTGTTCAACGACGCAGTGCTCGAGGCGCCCCGCAGCGGCCGGATCCGGCTCTCGATTCCCGGCGCGCGAAGCGTCTCGCGCCAGGTCCCGGCACTCGCCGGCGCTCTCGACTGGCTGGGGCTCAACTACTACACACGCTGGAAGGTGAACTCGCTGGGACCGGTCGCCCACGTCGCGGCACCCGGTGCAACCGTCAACGACCTCGGCTGGGAACATCACCCGGCGGGGATCGAGCAGGTGCTGCGCCGCATCGCGATCGATCGCACGCCGATCCTCATCACCGAACACGGCGTCGCCGACGCCGAGGATCGGCTGCGGCCGCGTGCGATCGTCGAGACGCTGCGCTACGTGCACCGCGCGATCGAGGCAGGCGTTCCGGTGGTCGGTTACCTGCACTGGTCGCTGCTCGACAACTTCGAGTGGGCCGACGGCTACTTCGGGCGCTTCGGGCTCTACGGCGTGGGATTCGGCGATCCGGCACGCCCACGGGTGCGCCGCGAGAGCGCCGCGGTG
- a CDS encoding alpha/beta hydrolase, giving the protein MEARSRSPRPVLGVRLDARWREHVPPAWRADWNEREFALDRGSTRVVTAGTGPPALLLPPLPGYKEAWLRVLPQLALRFRVVTFDLRLHRGSANDWASHVADAARVAEAFAPGAALVVGHSLGGMLAQRYALAHPQRVSRLVLSSTFPRVGFEWRQLVPRYLEQPLVLATQRWLPEPLSRAAAAGFARRRAWVFDACCDAEVVEFVRFGIRNFALSDARAMVALAFAHDARAELERLAVPTLVVVGECETAWALAAARRLAVVLPDARLVEFADVAHLHPLSAPDRLVRSIEGWLDATA; this is encoded by the coding sequence ATGGAAGCACGATCGCGAAGCCCCCGGCCGGTGCTCGGCGTGCGCCTCGATGCGCGATGGCGCGAACACGTGCCGCCCGCGTGGCGAGCCGACTGGAACGAGCGAGAGTTCGCGCTCGACCGCGGCAGCACTCGCGTCGTCACGGCCGGCACCGGCCCCCCGGCGCTGCTGCTCCCGCCGCTGCCCGGCTACAAAGAGGCGTGGCTGCGAGTGCTACCGCAGCTCGCGTTGCGCTTTCGCGTCGTCACCTTCGACCTGCGGCTTCACCGCGGCTCAGCGAACGACTGGGCGTCGCACGTCGCGGATGCCGCGCGCGTCGCCGAGGCGTTCGCTCCCGGAGCCGCGCTGGTGGTCGGCCACTCGCTGGGCGGAATGCTGGCGCAACGCTACGCGCTCGCGCACCCGCAGCGCGTTTCGCGGCTGGTGCTGTCGAGCACGTTTCCGCGCGTCGGGTTCGAATGGCGTCAACTGGTGCCGCGGTATCTCGAGCAGCCGCTGGTACTGGCCACTCAGCGCTGGCTGCCCGAGCCGTTGAGCCGCGCAGCCGCGGCCGGCTTCGCGCGACGTCGGGCGTGGGTGTTCGACGCGTGCTGCGACGCCGAGGTGGTCGAGTTCGTGCGATTCGGGATTCGCAACTTCGCACTCTCCGATGCCCGCGCGATGGTGGCGCTGGCGTTCGCGCACGACGCGCGTGCCGAGCTCGAGCGACTCGCGGTGCCGACCCTGGTGGTGGTCGGCGAGTGCGAGACCGCGTGGGCGCTCGCGGCGGCGCGACGACTCGCGGTCGTCCTGCCCGACGCGCGGCTCGTCGAGTTTGCGGACGTCGCCCACCTGCACCCGCTTTCGGCGCCGGATCGGCTGGTGCGGTCCATCGAGGGCTGGCTCGATGCCACCGCGTGA
- a CDS encoding LEA type 2 family protein, whose product MKATLDTDSSVRRVPRASAVWQGARARGSVMLAVAAAAAIVTGCTALQELAALRNVVFAFDRVADVRVAGIAIGEGASYSRLSVADLARVAAAVASRNVPLELVAHVSASNPAENRVAARLVNVDWTLFVDDRRLLSGVVNESRSIAPGSIADLPVPIRFDLYELSQGGARDLFETALAIAGYGTRARELRFELLPRIETTLGPIQYPTPVVIRRAAR is encoded by the coding sequence ATGAAAGCGACACTGGACACCGACTCGAGCGTACGTCGTGTGCCCCGCGCATCCGCCGTGTGGCAGGGCGCGCGCGCGCGCGGTTCCGTGATGCTCGCGGTCGCGGCGGCGGCGGCGATCGTGACGGGCTGCACCGCGCTTCAGGAGCTGGCCGCGCTGCGCAACGTGGTGTTCGCGTTCGACCGCGTCGCGGACGTACGCGTCGCGGGAATCGCGATCGGCGAAGGAGCGAGCTATTCACGACTCTCGGTCGCGGATCTCGCGCGCGTTGCGGCGGCGGTCGCGAGCCGAAACGTGCCGCTCGAGCTGGTCGCGCACGTGTCGGCCTCCAATCCTGCCGAGAACCGGGTCGCAGCGCGACTCGTCAACGTCGACTGGACGCTGTTCGTCGACGATCGTCGCCTGCTGTCGGGAGTGGTGAACGAGTCGCGATCGATCGCTCCCGGATCGATCGCCGACCTGCCGGTGCCGATCCGCTTCGACCTCTACGAACTGTCGCAGGGCGGAGCGCGCGACCTGTTCGAGACCGCGCTCGCAATCGCCGGATACGGCACGCGGGCACGCGAGCTGCGTTTCGAACTGCTGCCCCGCATCGAGACGACGCTCGGACCGATCCAGTATCCGACCCCGGTCGTGATCCGCCGCGCGGCGCGCTGA
- a CDS encoding MFS transporter, whose amino-acid sequence MDRFRSLRHPAFRVFWIGQLVSVLGTWMQSVAQGWLMHRLTESAWMLGLLAGAQFLPVTLFSLWAGVVADRMDKRRMILVTQVLSMLQAVTLALVVTLGIVEPWMVLVLALLFGVVSAFDLPARQAFVADLVPREDMSNAIALNSTAFNTARVFGPAIAGVLLATAGEAACFWINALSYLAVILSLVRIDLPRRDLARSSLAETLARLNEGLRYAWSTRPVRNLLVLLAIAAGLGFQYGPLLPVYARELLHAGPGVYGLLTSAFGLGALLAALLMTRHHDRWGLRRNLLLGLTTAGIGMGVFAWSRYLPLSLAMGFAAGFGLILYVATTNTLIQLTIEDRYRGRVMSLYTFMFIGTSPLGALMAGVIAQRFGAPVATSVCALLLLGCALWMSNRLRVLAAQERAQSPPDYPQADAVR is encoded by the coding sequence GTGGATCGATTTCGCTCGCTCCGACACCCTGCATTTCGCGTGTTCTGGATCGGCCAGCTGGTGTCGGTACTCGGCACCTGGATGCAGTCGGTCGCCCAGGGCTGGCTGATGCACCGGCTCACCGAATCGGCGTGGATGCTCGGGCTGCTGGCGGGGGCGCAGTTCCTGCCGGTCACGCTGTTCTCGCTGTGGGCGGGTGTGGTCGCCGACCGCATGGACAAGCGCCGCATGATCCTCGTCACCCAGGTGCTGTCGATGCTTCAGGCGGTGACACTCGCACTGGTGGTGACGCTGGGCATCGTCGAGCCGTGGATGGTGCTGGTGCTGGCGCTGTTGTTCGGAGTCGTCAGCGCGTTCGACCTGCCGGCGCGGCAGGCGTTCGTCGCCGATCTGGTGCCGCGTGAGGACATGTCGAACGCGATCGCGCTCAACTCGACCGCGTTCAATACCGCGCGCGTGTTCGGTCCCGCGATCGCGGGCGTGCTGCTGGCGACCGCCGGTGAGGCGGCGTGCTTCTGGATCAACGCGCTCAGCTACCTCGCCGTGATCCTTTCGCTGGTGCGCATCGACCTGCCGCGCCGCGATCTTGCGCGCTCGAGCCTTGCCGAGACGCTGGCGCGCTTGAACGAGGGGCTCCGCTACGCGTGGTCGACGAGGCCGGTACGCAACCTGCTCGTGCTGCTCGCGATCGCGGCCGGACTCGGCTTCCAGTACGGACCGCTGCTGCCGGTGTACGCGCGCGAACTGCTGCACGCGGGCCCCGGCGTCTACGGATTGCTCACCTCGGCGTTTGGACTCGGCGCGCTGCTCGCGGCGCTGCTCATGACGCGCCACCACGACCGCTGGGGGCTGCGGCGCAATCTGCTGCTCGGGCTCACCACCGCGGGGATCGGCATGGGGGTATTCGCGTGGTCACGCTACCTGCCGCTGTCGCTCGCCATGGGTTTCGCTGCCGGCTTTGGACTCATTCTCTACGTCGCCACCACCAACACGCTGATTCAGCTGACGATCGAGGATCGCTACCGTGGCCGCGTGATGAGTCTCTACACGTTCATGTTCATCGGCACCTCGCCGCTCGGTGCGTTGATGGCGGGCGTGATCGCGCAGCGCTTCGGCGCTCCGGTCGCGACCAGCGTGTGCGCGCTGCTGTTGCTCGGTTGTGCGCTGTGGATGTCGAATCGCCTGCGCGTGCTGGCCGCGCAGGAACGCGCGCAATCGCCACCCGACTATCCGCAGGCCGACGCCGTGCGGTGA
- a CDS encoding squalene/phytoene synthase family protein yields MSTPTDLVADRAYCRAVLGRVSRTFALNIRLLRAHFGEAVRVGYLLCRTADALEDSWVGSPEEIGARFDQFLAALDGDSMAAHSLAEAAAQTAAGRPDLALVAELPRVLRVTSALPGAHRDAVRDGVRTLATGMRRYATRAAARSPHAPYLDTEAELDDYCWIVAGCVGVMLTDLFAAEYGVGDETRHRRRLELAPVVGRALQLTNILLDWPADVRRGRCYLPATWLAEFGLEVPDLVGTPNAGVHALAERLTARARGALVQVPEYVDAIPARRVRYRLFCVWPALWALGSLRATRRTPDFPWGEARPRISRFEVFGTALTSALTVHSGRTLRWQWDVTARPPVIAR; encoded by the coding sequence GTGTCCACTCCCACCGATCTGGTCGCCGACCGCGCCTACTGCCGCGCCGTGCTGGGGCGCGTCTCGCGCACCTTTGCGCTGAATATCCGCCTGCTGCGTGCCCACTTCGGCGAAGCGGTGCGCGTCGGCTACCTGCTGTGCCGGACCGCCGACGCGCTCGAGGACTCGTGGGTCGGAAGCCCCGAAGAGATCGGAGCGCGATTCGACCAGTTCCTGGCAGCCCTCGACGGTGACTCGATGGCGGCGCACTCGCTCGCCGAAGCGGCGGCGCAAACCGCGGCCGGCCGGCCCGACCTGGCACTGGTCGCCGAGCTGCCGCGCGTCCTGCGCGTGACCTCCGCGTTGCCCGGGGCCCATCGCGACGCGGTGCGCGACGGAGTGCGCACGCTCGCGACCGGAATGCGACGCTACGCCACGCGAGCCGCGGCGCGTTCGCCGCACGCGCCCTATCTCGACACCGAGGCCGAACTCGACGACTACTGCTGGATCGTCGCCGGCTGTGTCGGTGTGATGCTCACCGATTTGTTCGCCGCCGAATACGGAGTCGGCGACGAGACGCGGCACCGGCGGCGCCTCGAGCTGGCACCGGTGGTCGGGCGCGCGCTTCAGCTCACCAACATCCTGCTCGACTGGCCTGCGGACGTGCGCCGCGGTCGCTGCTACCTGCCGGCCACGTGGCTGGCCGAGTTCGGCCTCGAGGTGCCCGATCTGGTCGGCACGCCGAACGCCGGCGTCCACGCACTCGCGGAGCGCCTCACCGCGCGCGCGCGCGGCGCTCTGGTTCAGGTGCCGGAATACGTCGACGCCATCCCGGCGAGACGCGTGCGCTACCGCCTGTTCTGCGTGTGGCCGGCGCTGTGGGCGCTCGGCTCGCTCCGCGCGACGCGGCGCACCCCCGACTTTCCATGGGGTGAAGCACGACCGCGCATCTCGCGGTTCGAGGTGTTCGGCACCGCGCTCACCTCGGCGCTCACGGTCCACAGCGGCCGCACGCTGCGCTGGCAATGGGACGTCACCGCGCGGCCGCCCGTCATTGCCAGGTGA
- a CDS encoding COX15/CtaA family protein, which yields MNTQRDFRFAARLSLATAVLMYGLIVLGSVVRTTASGLACPDWPLCHGRLIPPLQFNILIEWFHRLIAALVSLGLVATAAWTYARPAVRARLGVTMAIALVLLPIQILLGALTVWKLLDPGVVGGHLANALLLFAAVSTYALIAHREASGAPEAAADPERRTLFVTATVATFAQAVLGGIVSTNHAALACPDWPTCDGVWFPPLSGIVGMQMTHRYGAYALVALMLVVATRARTAANPALRRGGAQLLGLTLFQVVIGVCNVFLHVPVWLSALHLAVATAMIARALTLTFLSGAAAVARDPRVIAR from the coding sequence GTGAACACCCAGCGCGACTTTCGATTCGCCGCCCGACTCTCGCTCGCGACCGCCGTGCTCATGTACGGGCTCATCGTGCTCGGCTCGGTCGTTCGCACCACGGCCTCCGGGCTCGCCTGCCCCGACTGGCCGCTGTGTCACGGGCGCCTGATTCCGCCGCTGCAATTCAACATTCTGATCGAGTGGTTCCACCGTCTGATCGCGGCGCTGGTGAGCCTCGGATTGGTGGCGACGGCAGCGTGGACCTACGCGCGTCCCGCGGTGCGGGCCCGACTCGGTGTGACCATGGCGATTGCGCTTGTGTTGCTGCCGATCCAGATCCTGCTCGGAGCGCTCACCGTCTGGAAGCTGCTGGATCCCGGCGTCGTCGGCGGACATCTGGCGAACGCGCTGCTGCTGTTCGCGGCGGTGTCGACCTACGCGCTGATCGCGCATCGCGAAGCCTCCGGCGCACCCGAGGCCGCCGCGGACCCCGAGCGCCGCACACTGTTCGTGACCGCCACCGTCGCCACGTTCGCGCAGGCGGTGCTGGGCGGAATCGTGAGCACGAATCACGCCGCGCTCGCTTGCCCCGACTGGCCGACCTGTGACGGCGTGTGGTTTCCGCCGCTCTCCGGCATCGTGGGCATGCAGATGACGCACCGCTACGGAGCCTATGCGCTGGTCGCGCTGATGCTGGTGGTCGCGACCCGCGCGCGCACGGCCGCGAATCCCGCGCTGCGTCGCGGCGGTGCTCAGTTGCTCGGACTCACTCTGTTTCAGGTGGTGATCGGAGTCTGCAACGTGTTCCTGCACGTTCCGGTGTGGCTCTCGGCGCTGCATCTCGCGGTTGCGACTGCCATGATCGCGCGCGCCTTGACGCTCACTTTCCTCAGCGGCGCCGCCGCGGTCGCGCGCGACCCCCGGGTCATCGCGCGATGA
- a CDS encoding protoheme IX farnesyltransferase, with protein sequence MSVQSAPPASLALERPGLLRLLGGYLELTKPRIMLLVLVTAVPALYMAGNGYPGAVRFWGTLLGTALASMSAASFNHWVDRDIDGLMLRTRDRPLPAGLFPASHALAVGFGLAALSWWVLASVANLLAVGLAMASIFYYAVVYSMWLKRRTPQNIVIGGGAGASAPLIAWAAVTGDLALPAVLLAAIVFFWTPPHFWALSLYRREDYLRAGLPMLPVTHGEPETRRQIVLYTLVLVPVTLALGALGVAGPLYSVPAAVLGAIFLFYALRLQRSAATPHAVQLFRYSILYLFLLFVCMTVDVMVRTR encoded by the coding sequence ATGAGCGTGCAGTCGGCACCGCCCGCGAGCCTCGCGCTCGAGCGCCCGGGGCTGCTGCGCCTGCTCGGCGGCTATCTCGAGCTGACCAAGCCGCGCATCATGCTGCTGGTGCTGGTGACGGCGGTACCCGCGCTCTACATGGCGGGGAACGGATATCCGGGCGCGGTGCGGTTTTGGGGCACGTTGCTCGGCACGGCACTCGCGTCGATGTCGGCGGCCAGCTTCAATCACTGGGTGGACCGCGACATCGACGGGCTCATGCTGCGCACGCGCGATCGGCCACTGCCGGCCGGTCTGTTCCCGGCCTCGCACGCGCTGGCCGTGGGGTTCGGGCTCGCCGCGCTCTCGTGGTGGGTGCTCGCCAGCGTTGCGAACCTGCTGGCAGTGGGGCTCGCGATGGCGTCGATCTTCTACTACGCCGTCGTCTACTCGATGTGGCTCAAGCGTCGCACGCCCCAGAACATCGTGATCGGCGGGGGAGCGGGCGCCTCGGCGCCCCTGATCGCGTGGGCCGCCGTGACCGGCGACCTGGCGCTGCCGGCGGTGCTGCTCGCCGCGATCGTGTTCTTCTGGACTCCGCCGCACTTCTGGGCGCTGTCGCTGTATCGCCGCGAGGACTACCTGCGCGCTGGACTGCCGATGCTTCCGGTCACCCACGGCGAGCCGGAGACTCGGCGACAGATCGTGCTCTACACGCTGGTGCTGGTACCGGTGACGCTGGCGCTCGGCGCACTCGGCGTGGCGGGTCCGCTCTACTCGGTGCCCGCGGCGGTACTGGGTGCGATCTTTCTGTTCTACGCATTGAGACTGCAGCGCAGCGCCGCCACGCCGCACGCGGTGCAGTTGTTCCGCTACTCGATCCTCTACTTGTTCCTGCTGTTCGTGTGCATGACGGTCGACGTGATGGTGCGCACCCGTTAG